In Treponema sp. J25, the sequence AATAACCTCACTAAGGCACACCACGATAGGACCTAATGCATGTTCTTGAAATCGTTGAAGGCAAATCTCTGCAATTGAAAAGGCCTTGCCGTACAACGTATTCACCGTTTCTTCCCAGAAAATACCCACGAGGTATCCCTCATCATGCAAAAGAGATTCTCCTCCCCTCAGAGTAATTTCATTACGAAGAGAGAGAATAGTTAGATCCAGCGTTTCTCCCTGAAGAACAGAACAGGTATCGATCATCAAGAGAAGATACACCATCCCCTGCAAGGGTAAGGAAATGGAAAAATAGTGGAATCGTTCCTGAAGTTCCTGAAGGTCCGGTACGGCTGTAAACAATTGAGCTAGATATCGTTCTTTTAAGAGCGGAAGACTTTCGGCAAGCTGTTGTCGTAGCTTGCTATATTCTTCTTTCTGGCTCCGTTCTGCATCAAGGAAATCTCTAAGTTTTTCAAGGGTTTGTTTAAACTCTTTAAGGGTAATAGGTTTTACAATGTAATCATGAACCTGTAGCTGCAAGGCCCGACGGGCATATTCAAATTCATCATAACCAGAAATGATAAGAATCTTAGTCCCCGGATATCGAGTAAGAACCTGCTCGCTTAAGGCAAGTCCATCCATAAAGGGCATATTAATATCGGTAATAAGAACATCAACCGGTTCTTTCTCGAGCATCTCCAGGGCTTCTTTCCCATTGTCCCAGGCCCCTACCCAGCGAAACCCCAGGTCCTCCCAGGGAACCAGATTACTCATTCCTTCCCGGATTTCTGGTTCATCATCTACCACCGCACAGGTATAAAAACGCTTCATGACGTATATTGTAAAACAAAAAAATTAAATCGGGGAATTTTTGTGTTTCCTGTCATAAGGGAAAGAGTGCCCGTAGTTCCAAACCGAACCAGGCCAATGGGGCACGTACCCCAAGGGGGTACCATGGCTGTTTACAGAACAAATATGCCACACATTTTTCTTGACACCAACGAATTCCCATAGGATAATACACATTAAGAAATGTAATCGATTACATACTATGAGTAGTAACGATTCAGTAACGGTAAAATTAGTAGCCCGTAAGGCAGGGGTCTCAGTCGCCACCGTATCCCGGGTACTGAACGACCACACGAGTCATCTTGTTCGAGAGGAGACCCGCCAGAAGGTCCTTCGTACTATCGAAGAACTGGGATATCGACCCAATCCTATTGCCCGAAGTCTTAAGACCCGTTCTTCCCGTACTATTGGTATTATCGCTCCAGAACTTACCAATGATTTCTTTATGGAATTGGCAGAGGTAATTGAGCAGGAACTGCAGGATAGAGGCTATAGTCTTTTGATAGCCTCTTCTTCCAATGATTCTGATATTGAAGCCCAACGGCTTTCCCTATTTGCAGAACGGCGGGTAGATGGGATCATTCTTATCCCGGCAGGCAAAAAGACTGAGTATCTACGGGATTTTGTCGAGGCCGGACCACCGCTTATTCTCGTAGACCGATACGTGGAAGGTCTCCCTCTGGAAGGGGTGGTTTCCGATAATATTACCGGTGCCTGGGAATTAACTCGCCGTCTGATTCAGCGGAGGTGTAAGCATATTGCTTTTGTGGGGGGAACCCTCGATCTATCTCCCGCTCGAGATCGATTTGCGGGATTTCAGAAGGCCCTAACAGAAGCGGGGATATCTCAAGACCCTCGGCTATATCGACTCGGTGGCATGGAAATCCAGGACGGATACAAACGGATGACTGAACTTCGACAAGAAGGTCTCTATTTTGATGGTATCTTTGCGGTTAATCTTCTGGTGCATATAGGAATACAACGGCAGTTACTGGATTTCCCTCTTTCCCAACCGGTACCAATCGTGGCCTTTGATGAAAGTCCTTACATTCCTTTCTTCCCTCATTGCATTGCCACCGCCCACCAAAATGTCCAGGAAATTGCAAAAGTAGCGGTTCGACGTTTACTACAACGGGTCGAAGGGGAAACGGATCCGGCCCAGGATCTCTTCCCAAAGGACCCCTCCCTCCCAAGGGACATCCGGGAGCCCCCACACATTTCTATACCTGTCCAGATGAAGGACTATACACCATACGCTAAGGAGGTAGCGCTATGAACAAAGATTTTGAGATCCAACAACCGGTATATCGATACCAAGGGGAGCCCCCTAAGATAGGGATTCGTCCCACCATCGATGGCCGGATGGGAGGGGTGCGAGAATCCCTTGAAACAGTCACCATGGGAATGGCCCGAGCAGCCGCTCGCCTCATTCAGGATAATCTACGCCATCCCAACGGGATGCCCGTAGAATGCGTTATCGCCGATACCACCATCGGGGGAGTAGCAGAGGCAGCAGCCTGTGCGGCTAAATTCAGTAGAGAAAACGTGGCCATCACCCTCACGGTAACCCCTTGCTGGTGCTATGGGTCTGAAACAATGGATATGGATCCCCTGACCATCAAAGCCGTGTGGGGATTCAACGGAACCGACCGTCCAGGAGCAGTATATCTAGCAGCGGTTCTCGCGGCCCATAATCAGAAAGGATTACCCGCCTTTGGTATTTACGGACATGATGTACAGGACCTCACGGATACGGACAAGATTCCTCCTGACGTGGCAGAAAAAATTCTTCGCTTTGCCCGAGCAGCCCTTGCGGTGGCATGGATGCGGGGAAAAAGTTATCTTTCGGTAGGTTCCGTTTCCATGGGAATTGCCGGTTCTATCGTGGATCCCGATTTTTTCCAGACCTACCTGGGGATGCGAAACGAATACGTAGATATGAGCGAATTGGTCCGGCGAATAAACGAAGGGATTTATTCAAAGGAGGAATTTCAACACGCTCTCCAATGGGTCAAAACCTATTGTCATGAAGGTAGTGACATTAATCCCCCAGAAAAACAACATAGCCGAACCCGGAAAGATCAGGTATGGGAAACAAGCATTAAGATGGCCATGATTGTCCGGGACCTTATGGTGGGGAACCCCCAGTTGAGGGCCCTTGGTTTTTCAGAAGAGGCCCTGGGGCATAATGCAATTCTTGCCGGATTCCAGGGGCAAAGACAATGGACTGATCACTTTCCCAATGGGGACTTCCTGGAAACCATCCTAAACTCCTCTTTCGATTGGACTGGCATTCGACAGCCCTACCTTGTGGCTACTGAAAATGATGCTCTCAATGGTGTCGCCATGCTTTTTGGACATCTTCTTACTGGAACCGCCCAGATTTTTTCCGATGTTCGAACCTACTGGAATCCCCAGGCGGTGCAACGGGTCACCGGATGGAAGCCTCAAGGAGTGACAGAAGGGGGCTTTATCCATCTTATTAATTCAGGGGCCACCTGCCTTGACGGCACGGGCAAACAACAAAAGGACGGAAAACCGGCCATAAAACCATACTGGCAAGTAACTGCCGAAGAAGCAAAGGCCTGCCTTGATGCAACTCTGTGGCGTTATGCGGACCTTGGCTATTTTCGGGGCGGCGGATATTCATCAGACTTTCTTACCGAAGGGGGCATGCCTGTTACCATGAGTCGGATAAACCTGGTTAAAGGGTTGGGTCCGGTTCTTCAGATTGCTGAAGGGGTTACCGCCACACTTCCCGCGGAAGTTCACGATAAGCTGGACAAACGAACCAACGAGACCTGGCCTACCACATGGTTCGTCCCTCGATTAACGGGCAAAGGCCCCTTTACGGATGTTTATTCCGTGATGGCCGCATGGGGCGCTAACCATGGGGCCATAAGTTATGGCCACATTGGGGCAGACCTTATTACGCTGGCATCCATGCTCCGGATTCCTGTATGTATGCACAATGTGGAAGAAGATCACATTTTCCGTCCCACCTATTGGAAGGCCTTTGGGATGGATAGTGAAGGAGCCGACTATCGGGCATGTAAGACCCTGGGGCCTCTCTATAGATAAATCTTTCCGAAAATTCTTCGCAGCAGTTACAATAAAGCGGGGTCCTATTTTCTGTTTCTCATGGATCGGGGAAAAGTGAAAAAGGAAAGGGGCCCCGCGATTTGTTGAAAGGCCCGATCATGCAAAAATAGTCCGTTTTTAGAAGGGTGACAGTTTTACTCAAAGGTGCGGAGATTATCCTTTTTCTGAGTTCGAAGGAAAAGAAGACCCTATCATTCCTTGCCGCGGCTGCCCAAAACCAGTACAATAAGGGGGCCTACAAGCACGACTTTATCACTAAACCAGGAGCAGCCCATGTCAAAGGTATCCCTTACGGGCATCAAACCGACCGGCGATGTCCATATTGGAAATTACTTTGGAGCCATCAAACCGGCCCTTCGTCTTGCAGAAACCTATGAAGCCCGGTATTTTATCGCCGATTATCACGCCTTAAATACCGTAAAAAATCGGGACGAACTGGTGCAGAACATCCGCAGCGTGGCAGCCAGCTGGCTCGCCGCGGGGCTCGATCCCAATCGGGTAATCTTCTATCGACAAAGTTCTATTCCTGAAACCTTTGAGCTTTCCACCATCTTGATGTGCTTTACCGCCAAGGGACTAATGAACCGGGCCCATGCCTACAAGGCGGCGGTCCAGGCTAACCTTGAAAAAGGGGAAGATCCCGATGCGGGTATCAACATGGGCCTGTACACCTACCCCGTCCTTATGGCGGCGGATATTCTCCTGTTTGATACCCACGTGGTTCCGGTGGGGAAAGACCAGGTCCAGCACGTAGAAATGGCCCAGGATATCGCCCAGGCCCTGAATTACAACTACAAGAAGGACCTGCTGGTCATTCCTCAGGCTCTTATCCAGGAAGAAGTGGCGGTGGTCCCCGGCTTAGATGGCCGCAAGATGAGTAAGAGCTACAACAACACCATTCCCCTCTTTGTTCCGGAAAAACAGCTACGAAAGCTGATCATGCGGATCGTGACCAATTCCCAGACCGTAGAAGAACCGAAGGATCCCGACAAGTGCCAGATCTTTGCCCTGTACAAGCTCTTTGCCACGGCGGAAGAACAGGCCCAGCTTGCCCAGCGATACCGGGCGGGTGGCATGGGCTGGGGCGAAGCCAAAGAAGCCCTTTTCCAGGTCATGAACCGGGAACTGACCCCCATTCGGGAACGGTACGAAGCCTACATGGCAAATCCCGCTGAGCTAGATCGGATCCTTGCCGAAGGGGCAGAGAAAGCCCGGGCCATCGCCCGTCAAACGATTCAGCGGCTGCGCCGGGCCATTGGTATCGAATGGTAACAAAGAGAGGGGCAGAAAAGCTGAAACTGAGGCCGGAGCCGGAACCGGCGCCCTCGCGTAGAAGGTAGAAGCAGGGCACCAGGGGGAGTTCCGGGGTATATATCCCGGAACGAGAGGCCCTGCCAAAGGGCCCCTATAGCACACCTAGAGAAATCTTGCTATAGTAGCCTATTATGGAACGCACCTTTGTGATGCTCAAACCGGGCGTCTTACAACGTCGAATCGTCGGAGAGGTCCTGCACCGTTTTGAACGGAAGGGCCTTAAAATTATCGCCCTGAAAATGATGCAGCTAAGCGAAGAATTGGTAAAAACCCACTATAAAGAACATGAGGGCAAACCTTTTTACGAAA encodes:
- a CDS encoding LacI family DNA-binding transcriptional regulator, whose amino-acid sequence is MSSNDSVTVKLVARKAGVSVATVSRVLNDHTSHLVREETRQKVLRTIEELGYRPNPIARSLKTRSSRTIGIIAPELTNDFFMELAEVIEQELQDRGYSLLIASSSNDSDIEAQRLSLFAERRVDGIILIPAGKKTEYLRDFVEAGPPLILVDRYVEGLPLEGVVSDNITGAWELTRRLIQRRCKHIAFVGGTLDLSPARDRFAGFQKALTEAGISQDPRLYRLGGMEIQDGYKRMTELRQEGLYFDGIFAVNLLVHIGIQRQLLDFPLSQPVPIVAFDESPYIPFFPHCIATAHQNVQEIAKVAVRRLLQRVEGETDPAQDLFPKDPSLPRDIREPPHISIPVQMKDYTPYAKEVAL
- a CDS encoding response regulator, giving the protein MKRFYTCAVVDDEPEIREGMSNLVPWEDLGFRWVGAWDNGKEALEMLEKEPVDVLITDINMPFMDGLALSEQVLTRYPGTKILIISGYDEFEYARRALQLQVHDYIVKPITLKEFKQTLEKLRDFLDAERSQKEEYSKLRQQLAESLPLLKERYLAQLFTAVPDLQELQERFHYFSISLPLQGMVYLLLMIDTCSVLQGETLDLTILSLRNEITLRGGESLLHDEGYLVGIFWEETVNTLYGKAFSIAEICLQRFQEHALGPIVVCLSEVIRTIHQFPDQYRITRRILQSHVLRGEGGIVLVRNEISQENTQTLEPFRQTLDLLERGLTLIQPVLISKAIDELVSKVVLYELSPHGFHLLLERLAALVVVVLEELNIPLSELFPPGAGPFEDLRSIRTLDTLRNWLSAMAESIQALITRRQEKLAIQKVRETLGYIERFYMQEDLSIRRLCEELYISPSYLSALLKTHTGKTFVELLTETRIQKACELLRSSDKKTAEIARLVGYQDPHYFGLIFKKLIGKTPGEYRKNYE
- a CDS encoding L-fucose isomerase, which encodes MNKDFEIQQPVYRYQGEPPKIGIRPTIDGRMGGVRESLETVTMGMARAAARLIQDNLRHPNGMPVECVIADTTIGGVAEAAACAAKFSRENVAITLTVTPCWCYGSETMDMDPLTIKAVWGFNGTDRPGAVYLAAVLAAHNQKGLPAFGIYGHDVQDLTDTDKIPPDVAEKILRFARAALAVAWMRGKSYLSVGSVSMGIAGSIVDPDFFQTYLGMRNEYVDMSELVRRINEGIYSKEEFQHALQWVKTYCHEGSDINPPEKQHSRTRKDQVWETSIKMAMIVRDLMVGNPQLRALGFSEEALGHNAILAGFQGQRQWTDHFPNGDFLETILNSSFDWTGIRQPYLVATENDALNGVAMLFGHLLTGTAQIFSDVRTYWNPQAVQRVTGWKPQGVTEGGFIHLINSGATCLDGTGKQQKDGKPAIKPYWQVTAEEAKACLDATLWRYADLGYFRGGGYSSDFLTEGGMPVTMSRINLVKGLGPVLQIAEGVTATLPAEVHDKLDKRTNETWPTTWFVPRLTGKGPFTDVYSVMAAWGANHGAISYGHIGADLITLASMLRIPVCMHNVEEDHIFRPTYWKAFGMDSEGADYRACKTLGPLYR
- a CDS encoding tryptophan--tRNA ligase, producing the protein MSKVSLTGIKPTGDVHIGNYFGAIKPALRLAETYEARYFIADYHALNTVKNRDELVQNIRSVAASWLAAGLDPNRVIFYRQSSIPETFELSTILMCFTAKGLMNRAHAYKAAVQANLEKGEDPDAGINMGLYTYPVLMAADILLFDTHVVPVGKDQVQHVEMAQDIAQALNYNYKKDLLVIPQALIQEEVAVVPGLDGRKMSKSYNNTIPLFVPEKQLRKLIMRIVTNSQTVEEPKDPDKCQIFALYKLFATAEEQAQLAQRYRAGGMGWGEAKEALFQVMNRELTPIRERYEAYMANPAELDRILAEGAEKARAIARQTIQRLRRAIGIEW